In a genomic window of Hyphomonas sp.:
- the secF gene encoding protein translocase subunit SecF, whose amino-acid sequence MLLKFWPEKTNLSFMNLRLFGAVISTLLIAASIFFLATRGLNFGVDFAGGTVMELEQTETITVEAVREAMPLNADVNSAVGTDARSIVVVKYGEADAAILGEAFQALPAAEQAERATGATNELVTSTLKDALGITDAQILRNDSVGPKVSQELFRDGITALIAALVLMLIYIWFRFEWQFSVGAVAALAHDVIITLGVFAFLQLEFNLTTIAALLTIIGYSMNDTVVVFDRVREEKRKYKKMPDKEVIDLALNGTLSRTLLTSGTTLLALLAIFFLGGPVLRGMSFALIWGVLIGTYSSVFIASTIVLALGMDLTKKPVEDVPGFQA is encoded by the coding sequence ATGCTACTCAAATTCTGGCCTGAAAAGACCAATCTCAGCTTCATGAATCTGCGCCTCTTCGGGGCGGTGATTTCCACGTTGCTGATCGCAGCGTCGATCTTCTTCCTTGCAACGCGCGGGCTTAATTTCGGGGTCGATTTTGCAGGCGGTACGGTCATGGAACTGGAACAGACCGAGACGATCACGGTTGAAGCCGTTCGGGAAGCCATGCCCCTCAATGCAGACGTGAACAGCGCGGTCGGAACCGATGCCCGTTCCATCGTTGTGGTGAAATATGGTGAAGCCGATGCGGCGATTCTTGGCGAAGCGTTTCAGGCCCTGCCGGCTGCCGAGCAGGCTGAGCGGGCAACAGGCGCGACCAATGAACTGGTGACCAGCACGCTGAAAGACGCGCTGGGAATCACGGATGCGCAGATTTTGCGGAATGACTCGGTCGGCCCGAAGGTATCCCAGGAATTGTTCCGGGATGGCATCACGGCCCTGATTGCTGCACTCGTCCTGATGCTGATCTATATCTGGTTCCGGTTCGAGTGGCAGTTCTCAGTCGGCGCCGTGGCCGCTCTTGCGCATGACGTGATCATCACGCTGGGCGTGTTTGCGTTCCTGCAACTCGAGTTCAACCTGACCACCATCGCGGCGCTGCTGACGATCATCGGCTACTCGATGAATGACACGGTGGTTGTGTTCGACCGGGTGCGGGAAGAAAAGCGGAAGTACAAGAAGATGCCCGACAAGGAGGTCATCGACCTTGCCCTGAACGGCACGCTGTCGCGGACCTTGCTGACATCCGGCACAACCCTGCTGGCGCTGTTGGCCATCTTCTTCCTCGGCGGGCCCGTCCTGCGCGGCATGAGCTTCGCGCTGATATGGGGTGTCCTGATCGGGACCTATTCCTCGGTCTTCATCGCGTCCACAATCGTTCTGGCGCTGGGCATGGATTTGACGAAGAAGCCGGTCGAGGATGTGCCGGGCTTCCAGGCCTAG
- a CDS encoding TIGR00730 family Rossman fold protein produces MTKIKSICVYCGASDDVAPGYIKLAEELGRELARRDIRMVYGGGGIGLMGACARAAHESAGDVLGIMPRFLLSKEMIYEEVEHRIVDDMHTRKQMMFDESEAFIVLPGGIGTLEEAVEILSWARLGLHAKPMAFLDEDGFWSPFFELMEHIIDGGFTPDAFRSALVHCDTPKSAVDALMDKMIVLGE; encoded by the coding sequence ATGACGAAGATAAAATCCATCTGCGTATATTGCGGAGCCTCCGATGATGTTGCGCCGGGCTATATCAAGCTGGCCGAGGAATTGGGCCGCGAACTTGCGCGCCGCGACATCCGGATGGTGTATGGCGGCGGCGGAATCGGCCTGATGGGTGCCTGCGCCCGGGCGGCACATGAATCCGCTGGCGACGTGCTTGGCATCATGCCGCGCTTCCTGCTGAGCAAGGAAATGATCTACGAGGAGGTGGAACACCGGATCGTCGATGACATGCATACGCGCAAGCAGATGATGTTCGACGAATCGGAGGCCTTCATCGTGCTGCCAGGCGGCATTGGCACGTTGGAAGAAGCCGTGGAAATCCTGTCATGGGCGCGGCTGGGCCTGCACGCCAAGCCCATGGCCTTCCTGGATGAGGATGGCTTCTGGTCCCCCTTCTTCGAACTGATGGAACACATCATCGATGGCGGCTTCACGCCGGACGCCTTCCGCAGTGCCCTGGTGCATTGCGACACCCCGAAATCGGCAGTCGATGCGCTGATGGACAAGATGATCGTTTTGGGCGAGTAG
- a CDS encoding ABC transporter ATP-binding protein/permease: MTNSHTASSDQDKIESADGGIGVSILRILKLLARPELAKWRPVMVIALVVTLAASVLEVVSPLLLGHAINRAVPEGGEAAAFGAAALWLALGIGVRFLAAALPQIRDWLFSPVSQDAQRVASVDAFGHAQSLSLNFHQTRRTGALNRVIERGANAIDYLIRFLAFNIGPTFVRLVLASVALGVAYDYRLSLIAVVTIIIYVIATVIITEWRVRQRRRMNEADTHFRATSVDILTNFETVKAFAAERRETGRFNAAMRNYNHRYVDAVRSMYVLNAAQALIMNAGLLAVLVLSAWNVIQGTMLVGDLTAVMLMLLSLYAPLNILGWAWREIKQGAVDLEKLYGLLAMKTEVADAPDAAELKRPEGKVEFRDVGFNHEGRAIGVQDISFTVQPGRKIAFVGTSGAGKSTLLKLLFRFYDVDSGSVLVDGRDVRSLTQESLRKSLGLVPQDVVLFNDTLRANIAYARPDATEADLRDAARRAQLLDFIESLPEGWNTRVGERGLKLSGGEKQRVGIARVILADPSILVLDEATSALDSATEAAVQDALDEAAQGRTTLMVAHRLSTVSSADEILVLDSGRVVERGGHSDLLTQNGKYAEMWERQAKNTESALAAE, encoded by the coding sequence ATGACAAATTCCCATACCGCCTCGTCTGATCAGGACAAGATCGAAAGCGCTGATGGCGGGATCGGGGTCTCCATCCTTCGCATCCTGAAACTGCTGGCGCGGCCGGAACTGGCGAAATGGCGTCCCGTCATGGTGATCGCCCTCGTCGTCACGCTGGCCGCGTCTGTTCTGGAGGTGGTGTCACCGCTGCTGCTCGGGCACGCGATCAACCGCGCCGTGCCGGAAGGCGGGGAAGCGGCAGCGTTCGGCGCGGCTGCGCTCTGGTTGGCACTCGGCATCGGGGTGCGTTTCCTCGCTGCGGCCCTGCCGCAAATCCGCGACTGGCTGTTCTCGCCGGTCAGTCAGGATGCCCAAAGGGTGGCCAGTGTCGACGCGTTCGGCCATGCCCAGTCCCTGTCGCTGAACTTCCACCAGACTCGCCGCACCGGCGCCCTCAACCGGGTAATCGAGCGGGGAGCGAATGCGATCGACTATCTGATCCGCTTTCTCGCCTTCAATATCGGCCCCACCTTTGTTCGCCTGGTGCTTGCCTCCGTCGCGCTGGGAGTCGCCTATGACTATCGTCTGTCGCTGATCGCGGTGGTCACCATCATCATCTATGTCATCGCAACCGTAATCATCACCGAATGGCGCGTGCGCCAGCGGCGGCGGATGAATGAAGCGGATACGCATTTCCGCGCAACCTCGGTGGACATTCTGACCAATTTTGAAACGGTCAAGGCCTTCGCGGCGGAACGGCGTGAAACCGGGCGGTTCAATGCGGCAATGCGCAATTACAATCATCGCTATGTCGATGCGGTGCGGTCAATGTATGTGCTGAACGCGGCGCAGGCGCTGATCATGAATGCCGGACTGTTGGCCGTACTGGTGCTGTCGGCGTGGAATGTCATCCAGGGCACCATGCTTGTGGGCGACCTGACCGCTGTCATGCTGATGCTGTTGTCACTGTATGCGCCGCTGAACATTCTCGGTTGGGCCTGGCGCGAGATCAAGCAGGGCGCGGTGGACCTCGAGAAGCTCTACGGCCTGCTGGCCATGAAGACCGAAGTCGCGGATGCGCCGGATGCCGCAGAACTCAAGCGGCCGGAAGGCAAGGTCGAATTCCGCGATGTGGGCTTCAATCATGAAGGCCGGGCCATCGGCGTGCAGGATATCAGCTTCACTGTTCAGCCCGGACGAAAGATCGCCTTCGTCGGTACATCCGGCGCCGGCAAGTCCACATTGCTCAAACTGCTGTTCCGCTTCTACGATGTCGACTCGGGCTCGGTCCTGGTTGACGGGCGGGATGTGCGTTCCCTGACCCAGGAATCCTTGCGGAAATCCCTCGGCCTCGTGCCGCAGGATGTTGTGCTGTTCAACGACACGCTGCGCGCCAATATTGCGTACGCACGGCCGGATGCCACCGAGGCCGACCTGCGGGACGCCGCGCGGCGTGCGCAATTGCTCGATTTCATCGAATCCTTGCCCGAAGGCTGGAACACGCGTGTGGGTGAACGGGGGCTGAAACTGTCCGGCGGAGAGAAACAGCGTGTCGGAATCGCCCGGGTGATTCTGGCGGATCCGTCGATTCTGGTGCTCGATGAGGCAACATCGGCGCTCGACAGTGCGACCGAGGCCGCCGTACAGGACGCGCTGGATGAGGCGGCGCAGGGGCGCACCACGCTGATGGTGGCTCACCGTTTGTCCACAGTGAGTTCTGCTGACGAGATACTGGTTCTGGACTCTGGACGCGTGGTGGAACGTGGGGGACACTCGGACCTGCTGACCCAGAACGGCAAATATGCTGAAATGTGGGAACGTCAGGCCAAGAACACAGAAAGTGCGCTTGCGGCTGAATAG
- a CDS encoding phosphatidylserine decarboxylase — MSDDLERRTAPWLTGGLDWEGVAAALAAFLFALLFGWFWPPLFWLWFAVMVAMLLAARWDTRFSPDLANGIIAPCDGVVVSAVPADPPSELRMSDGPTLRIRISSSPATTNRLYAPIAGKLESLITEEGEPSVPVAMRPDADGLAVSYFLFESRGQQVGVRLATGGLGPRQELEAESGDILRMGRVIGKRRLGGWCDIYLPASAGQLVWPGQTLVGGETVLGRLKSSEDAASQEFTSGEAGELPLGVTNDDFEDETYPEPDEAETPDDPAVLFARLKEAAKKKPVDD, encoded by the coding sequence ATGAGTGATGACCTTGAGCGAAGAACCGCGCCCTGGTTGACCGGCGGGCTGGACTGGGAAGGAGTGGCTGCGGCGCTTGCAGCCTTCCTGTTTGCGTTGCTGTTTGGCTGGTTCTGGCCACCATTGTTCTGGCTGTGGTTTGCCGTGATGGTCGCCATGCTCTTGGCGGCACGCTGGGACACGCGCTTCAGCCCGGACCTGGCAAATGGAATCATCGCGCCGTGCGACGGGGTTGTCGTTTCGGCGGTGCCGGCCGATCCGCCGAGCGAACTGCGCATGTCGGACGGACCGACGCTGCGGATTCGAATCTCCTCGTCACCGGCCACCACCAACCGGCTGTACGCGCCGATTGCCGGCAAGCTCGAGAGCCTGATCACCGAAGAGGGCGAGCCGAGCGTACCTGTCGCCATGCGGCCGGATGCCGACGGTTTGGCGGTATCCTATTTCCTGTTCGAAAGCCGTGGCCAGCAAGTGGGTGTCCGGCTCGCGACCGGCGGACTTGGCCCGCGTCAGGAACTCGAAGCTGAAAGCGGTGACATTCTGCGGATGGGACGGGTCATCGGAAAGCGCCGGCTGGGCGGGTGGTGCGATATCTATCTGCCGGCATCGGCGGGACAGCTGGTCTGGCCGGGACAGACCCTGGTGGGCGGTGAAACCGTTCTCGGGCGACTGAAATCCAGCGAAGATGCTGCCTCTCAGGAATTCACGTCCGGTGAGGCTGGCGAATTGCCGCTTGGCGTGACGAATGATGATTTCGAGGATGAGACCTATCCGGAGCCGGACGAGGCGGAAACGCCGGACGACCCGGCCGTTCTGTTCGCCCGACTGAAGGAAGCCGCCAAGAAGAAGCCGGTCGACGACTAG
- a CDS encoding DUF2842 domain-containing protein, producing MSYPVRKIIASIFLLGFMIGWIVMIGTVGPMVSDWPKWAVLLFYVFAGIGWILPFKPIFAWMNRNAPQQED from the coding sequence ATGAGCTATCCGGTCCGAAAAATCATTGCCAGCATATTCCTGCTCGGTTTCATGATCGGCTGGATCGTCATGATCGGCACAGTCGGGCCGATGGTCTCGGATTGGCCGAAATGGGCCGTCCTGCTGTTTTATGTCTTCGCAGGAATCGGGTGGATTCTTCCCTTCAAACCGATCTTTGCCTGGATGAACCGGAACGCGCCGCAGCAGGAAGACTAG
- a CDS encoding COX15/CtaA family protein: MSETSKISPSALWIRRWLVLVGLMVYAMILIGGATRLTDSGLSITEWNPVSGALPPLSSAAWEVEFAKYRETAEYQLVNQGMSMAEFQKIFWWEWGHRFFGRMIGLVAVLGAAVFAVRGWLSRRLGWHLVSLIGLGGLQGAIGWWMVASGIGETTRVDVAPYRLMTHFTLALLIIAYVTWLWLDLGEKARPGVARSVRTASLVLLGAIFVQMAAGALVAGLDAGRSYNDWPLMAGELVPSHYLEEGLGLRSLFEGRAATQFNHRLLAYAIWIGAVAAAWGFRKTPLCRDFRWLAALVTLQAVWGILTLVHAAPMNLALVHQGLGVIVTLAAVRLVWRASGQAPSAPPQG; the protein is encoded by the coding sequence ATGAGCGAAACGTCAAAAATCAGTCCTTCCGCCCTCTGGATACGTCGCTGGCTCGTTCTGGTCGGCTTGATGGTCTACGCCATGATCCTGATCGGCGGTGCCACGAGACTGACCGATTCCGGCCTGTCCATCACCGAGTGGAACCCGGTCAGCGGCGCGCTGCCGCCGCTGTCCAGCGCGGCCTGGGAGGTCGAGTTCGCAAAGTACCGCGAGACGGCAGAATACCAGTTGGTGAATCAGGGCATGTCGATGGCCGAGTTCCAGAAGATCTTCTGGTGGGAATGGGGGCATCGTTTCTTCGGCCGGATGATCGGCTTGGTCGCGGTGCTGGGGGCCGCTGTGTTTGCCGTGCGGGGATGGCTCTCACGCCGTCTGGGCTGGCATCTCGTATCCCTGATCGGCCTGGGAGGCCTTCAGGGTGCCATCGGCTGGTGGATGGTGGCCAGCGGCATAGGCGAGACGACGCGGGTCGATGTCGCGCCTTACCGGCTGATGACCCACTTCACGCTTGCCCTGTTGATCATCGCCTATGTCACCTGGCTCTGGCTGGATCTGGGCGAAAAAGCGCGTCCGGGCGTTGCGCGCTCTGTGCGCACAGCGTCGCTGGTGCTTCTTGGGGCCATTTTCGTTCAGATGGCCGCCGGTGCGCTCGTGGCGGGTCTGGACGCGGGCCGATCCTATAATGACTGGCCTTTGATGGCGGGAGAACTGGTGCCGTCTCATTATCTCGAGGAGGGGCTCGGCCTGCGCAGCCTGTTCGAGGGACGTGCCGCGACGCAGTTCAATCACCGCCTGTTGGCCTATGCAATCTGGATCGGTGCGGTTGCGGCGGCATGGGGCTTCCGCAAGACCCCACTTTGCCGGGACTTTCGCTGGCTGGCCGCGCTTGTCACGCTGCAGGCCGTGTGGGGGATCCTGACTCTGGTGCACGCCGCCCCGATGAACCTCGCATTGGTTCATCAGGGACTGGGGGTCATTGTGACTCTGGCAGCGGTCCGGCTGGTCTGGCGGGCCTCAGGGCAGGCGCCTAGTGCGCCCCCGCAAGGGTAA
- the rplM gene encoding 50S ribosomal protein L13 has protein sequence MKTYNAPANVEHNWVVIDATDVVVGRLASYVAKRLRGKHRADFTPHIDTGDHVVIINADKVKFTGRKMTDKVYYRHTGYPGGIKSTTPEKILNGRFPERAIELAVKRMMPKESPLARKQFSKLHVYGGAEHPHEAQKPDTVDFKAMNRKNTKAA, from the coding sequence ATGAAAACCTATAACGCACCAGCCAACGTAGAGCACAACTGGGTCGTGATCGACGCGACCGATGTCGTCGTCGGACGCCTTGCTTCATATGTTGCCAAGCGCCTGCGCGGCAAGCACCGTGCTGACTTTACACCGCATATCGATACCGGCGATCACGTCGTGATCATCAATGCCGACAAGGTGAAATTCACCGGTCGCAAGATGACCGACAAGGTCTACTACCGTCACACCGGTTATCCGGGCGGTATCAAGTCCACGACGCCCGAGAAGATTCTGAACGGCCGTTTCCCGGAGCGCGCAATCGAGCTCGCCGTGAAGCGCATGATGCCGAAGGAAAGCCCGCTGGCCCGCAAGCAGTTCTCCAAACTGCACGTCTATGGCGGCGCCGAGCACCCGCACGAAGCCCAGAAGCCCGACACTGTCGACTTCAAAGCCATGAACCGCAAGAACACCAAGGCGGCCTGA
- the rpsI gene encoding 30S ribosomal protein S9 produces MTDTANSLQDLGAISGATEADAPVVPAEPKIDAQGRAYGTGRRKEAVARVWIKPGTGKITINGRDQEQYFARPVLRMVIAQPLVEAGREGEFDIVATVKGSGLSGQAGAVRHGLSRALVNYEPGLRKVLKPFGFMTRDPRVVERKKYGRAKARRSFQFSKR; encoded by the coding sequence ATGACTGACACTGCAAACTCCCTCCAGGACCTCGGCGCCATTTCCGGCGCTACGGAAGCTGACGCCCCGGTTGTTCCGGCCGAGCCGAAGATCGATGCCCAGGGCCGCGCCTATGGCACCGGCCGCCGGAAAGAGGCTGTCGCCCGCGTCTGGATCAAGCCGGGTACCGGCAAGATCACGATCAATGGCCGCGATCAGGAACAGTATTTTGCGCGCCCCGTGCTGCGCATGGTGATCGCCCAGCCGCTGGTCGAAGCCGGCCGTGAAGGCGAGTTTGACATTGTTGCAACCGTGAAGGGCTCCGGCCTGTCCGGTCAGGCTGGCGCTGTGCGCCACGGCCTCTCGCGCGCTCTCGTCAATTACGAGCCGGGCCTGCGCAAGGTTCTGAAGCCGTTCGGCTTCATGACCCGCGACCCGCGCGTCGTCGAACGCAAGAAGTACGGTCGTGCGAAAGCTCGCCGCAGCTTCCAGTTCTCGAAGCGCTAG
- the argC gene encoding N-acetyl-gamma-glutamyl-phosphate reductase, which yields MLPKVFIDGEAGTTGLQIAERLRARTDLELVSIDPAKRKDNEERARLMNAADAVILCLPDDAARLGVSLVTSPNTVIIDASTAHRVANGWTYGFPEMDKGQRAAIQASRRISNPGCYPTGVIALLRPLVMKGLLPASWPVVVSAVSGYSGGGKAMIAEFEDSSSESYTRDNHRIYALGQTHKHPPEMKAYARLEQLPLFMPSVGRYAQGMIVEIGLPLWAVSGKPKRAQLHAALSEAYAGERFVNVVPLADTDMMKGVEPEACNGTNRMDLFVFGSDDQARLVARFDNLGKGASGAAVQNLNIALGLEEDAGLTA from the coding sequence ATGCTGCCCAAGGTTTTCATCGATGGCGAAGCCGGCACGACGGGCCTGCAGATTGCCGAACGCCTCCGTGCGCGCACCGATCTGGAACTCGTGTCCATCGATCCCGCGAAGCGTAAGGACAATGAGGAACGCGCGCGCCTGATGAATGCCGCGGATGCGGTCATCCTGTGCCTGCCGGATGATGCTGCCCGCCTGGGCGTGTCACTGGTGACCAGTCCGAATACGGTCATCATCGACGCATCGACCGCCCACCGGGTTGCGAATGGCTGGACCTATGGTTTCCCCGAGATGGACAAGGGCCAGCGTGCTGCCATTCAGGCCTCGCGCCGCATTTCCAATCCGGGCTGCTATCCGACCGGAGTAATCGCGTTGTTGCGTCCACTGGTGATGAAAGGCTTGCTGCCCGCGTCCTGGCCGGTCGTGGTGTCCGCAGTGTCCGGCTATTCCGGCGGCGGCAAGGCGATGATCGCCGAGTTCGAGGATTCGTCCTCCGAATCCTACACCCGCGACAATCACCGGATTTACGCCTTGGGCCAGACCCACAAGCATCCGCCCGAAATGAAGGCCTATGCGCGGCTGGAACAGCTCCCCTTGTTCATGCCGTCCGTGGGACGCTACGCACAGGGCATGATCGTGGAGATCGGATTGCCTCTGTGGGCGGTTTCCGGAAAGCCGAAACGGGCACAGCTGCATGCTGCCTTGTCCGAAGCCTATGCTGGTGAGCGGTTTGTGAATGTGGTGCCGCTGGCCGACACCGACATGATGAAGGGTGTCGAACCTGAAGCCTGCAACGGCACAAACCGGATGGATCTGTTCGTTTTTGGCTCGGACGATCAAGCGCGGCTTGTCGCGCGGTTCGACAATCTCGGCAAGGGCGCGTCGGGGGCGGCAGTCCAGAATCTCAACATTGCGCTCGGGCTCGAAGAGGATGCCGGCCTGACGGCATAA
- a CDS encoding class I poly(R)-hydroxyalkanoic acid synthase: MVDRKDNKNSLPTLAEILAQQDPMRMQALMSMLALANTESHALLLDVLTGSGPLGTVTNGDPMGVGEAFRAVGHGFARNPAALMKANMELMQGWMELWQEMALEGMTGAATQKRDKRFSDPEWQRNPGFKFMRKAYDLNANWLMGLADHVRDDIPDNIHVRAKFFSQQLADSLAPTNHLGSNPQALRTFLETGGESILAGIRMAREDVRKGGGKLYITQTDETPFSLGDNIATAPGQVVFRNDLIELIQYSPPGEETYSRPLLIFPPWINKFYILDLREENSMIRWLLDKGLSVFVVSWRSADEVTRDHTWDDYVQNGIYAAVEATLQATGQKGLNAVGYCIGGTLLSSALGHMALHGDDRIKSATFFASQSDFSLAGDLKVFTDDNGRAYIDSIIEEHGGIMPGSMMYETFNWLRPIDLVWRYVIDQYMLGKPPRPFDLLYWNADQTNIPGEVHRKYLKDCYADNKLAQGQFEVLGDVVDLKQVDIPVMVQASRDDHICPMESVYRTAKVYGGKTQFILAASGHIAGVVNHPDANKYCHWTNNAVLPETGAEWLEGAEEHAGSWWPTWWAWLRPKSGRKGAAKQPKDMGLGAAPGRYARVRLEDIKLG, from the coding sequence ATGGTCGACCGCAAGGATAATAAAAACAGCCTTCCGACGCTTGCAGAAATTCTTGCCCAGCAGGACCCGATGCGAATGCAGGCGCTGATGAGCATGCTCGCCTTGGCGAATACAGAGTCTCACGCACTCTTGCTAGATGTGCTGACAGGGTCCGGCCCGCTGGGCACGGTGACCAATGGCGACCCGATGGGGGTCGGCGAGGCCTTCCGGGCTGTCGGTCACGGATTTGCGCGCAATCCCGCAGCCCTGATGAAAGCCAATATGGAATTGATGCAGGGCTGGATGGAGCTCTGGCAGGAAATGGCCCTGGAGGGCATGACAGGTGCCGCTACCCAGAAACGTGACAAGCGTTTCTCCGATCCGGAATGGCAGCGCAATCCCGGGTTCAAATTCATGCGCAAGGCCTATGACCTGAATGCCAACTGGCTGATGGGCCTCGCCGATCATGTGCGGGATGACATCCCCGACAACATTCACGTGCGCGCCAAATTCTTCAGCCAGCAACTGGCCGACAGCCTGGCCCCGACCAATCATCTCGGCAGCAATCCGCAGGCCCTTCGCACATTCCTGGAAACAGGTGGTGAAAGCATCCTGGCAGGCATCCGCATGGCCCGCGAGGATGTGCGCAAGGGCGGCGGCAAGCTCTACATCACGCAGACTGACGAAACGCCGTTCAGCCTCGGGGACAACATCGCCACGGCGCCGGGACAGGTCGTGTTCCGCAATGACCTGATCGAACTCATCCAGTACTCCCCGCCGGGCGAGGAAACCTATTCCCGCCCGCTTCTGATCTTTCCGCCCTGGATCAACAAATTCTACATCCTCGACCTGCGCGAGGAGAATTCCATGATCCGCTGGCTGCTGGACAAGGGCCTGTCCGTATTCGTGGTATCCTGGCGCTCCGCAGACGAGGTCACGCGCGACCACACCTGGGACGATTACGTCCAGAACGGCATCTACGCAGCGGTCGAGGCAACGCTGCAAGCGACCGGCCAGAAGGGCCTCAATGCCGTGGGGTATTGCATCGGCGGGACGCTCCTGTCCTCCGCTCTGGGCCACATGGCCCTGCACGGCGACGACCGGATCAAGTCAGCGACCTTCTTCGCCTCACAATCCGACTTCAGCCTGGCCGGCGACCTGAAAGTCTTCACCGACGACAATGGACGGGCCTATATCGACTCCATCATCGAGGAGCATGGTGGAATCATGCCGGGCTCGATGATGTATGAAACCTTCAACTGGCTCCGCCCCATCGACCTGGTCTGGCGCTATGTGATCGACCAGTACATGCTGGGCAAACCGCCCAGGCCATTCGACCTGCTTTACTGGAATGCCGACCAGACCAACATTCCCGGTGAGGTCCATCGCAAATACCTGAAGGATTGCTACGCCGACAACAAGCTGGCCCAGGGCCAGTTCGAGGTCCTCGGCGATGTTGTAGACCTCAAGCAGGTAGACATCCCCGTGATGGTGCAGGCCAGTCGGGACGACCATATCTGCCCGATGGAAAGTGTCTATCGAACGGCAAAGGTCTATGGTGGCAAGACGCAGTTCATCCTGGCCGCCTCCGGACATATTGCCGGCGTGGTGAACCACCCGGATGCCAACAAGTATTGTCACTGGACAAATAATGCTGTCCTGCCGGAAACCGGTGCAGAGTGGCTGGAGGGCGCCGAGGAACATGCCGGTTCCTGGTGGCCGACATGGTGGGCTTGGTTGCGCCCGAAATCCGGTCGCAAGGGCGCTGCCAAACAACCGAAGGACATGGGCCTCGGAGCCGCTCCGGGCCGTTACGCCCGGGTCCGGCTGGAAGATATCAAGCTCGGCTGA
- a CDS encoding LL-diaminopimelate aminotransferase, with amino-acid sequence MNTDFHKIRRLPPYVFEQVNRTKATLRSQGADIIDLGMGNPDMPTPEHIVDKLCETARRPDVNGYSASRGIKGLRRAVTNYYQRRFDVSLDMDREVIVTLGSKEGFANLAQAISAPGDVILSPDPSYPLHSFGFIIAGASIRSVPAHTPEEYLSNLGKAVKYCVPPPTAMVLCFPSNPTAEVCDLDFYKEAVKFARKHDLIVLSDLAYNEIYFDEPTPSILQVDGAKDIAVEFTTMSKTYSMAGWRIGFVAGNEKLVGALARVKSYLDYGAYTPIQVAAAAALDGPQDCVDEFRQIYRARRDVLVESFTRAGWPIPSPKASMFAWAPIPEPLRDMGSLEFSLQLINEAHVAVAPGAGFGEQGDGHVRIALVENEQRIRQAARNIRKFLQARGIKDIQPAAAE; translated from the coding sequence ATGAATACAGATTTCCACAAGATCCGCCGCCTGCCACCCTATGTGTTTGAGCAGGTGAACCGCACCAAGGCCACACTGCGATCGCAAGGGGCCGACATCATTGACCTCGGCATGGGCAATCCCGACATGCCGACGCCAGAGCATATTGTCGACAAGCTGTGCGAGACGGCCCGCCGTCCGGACGTGAACGGGTATTCCGCTTCCCGTGGCATCAAGGGCCTGCGCCGCGCCGTCACGAATTATTATCAGCGCCGGTTTGACGTATCGCTCGACATGGACCGCGAAGTGATCGTGACGCTGGGTTCGAAGGAGGGCTTTGCCAATCTGGCGCAGGCAATCTCGGCGCCGGGCGATGTCATCCTGTCGCCGGATCCCTCCTATCCGCTGCACTCGTTCGGCTTCATTATTGCCGGAGCATCGATCCGAAGCGTACCGGCGCATACGCCGGAGGAGTATCTGTCCAATCTCGGCAAGGCCGTGAAATATTGTGTCCCGCCGCCAACAGCGATGGTTCTCTGCTTCCCGTCAAACCCGACTGCCGAAGTATGCGATCTCGATTTCTACAAGGAAGCGGTGAAGTTCGCACGCAAGCATGATCTCATCGTGCTGTCAGACCTGGCCTACAATGAAATCTATTTCGATGAGCCGACGCCTTCCATCCTGCAGGTCGACGGTGCCAAGGATATTGCGGTGGAATTCACCACCATGTCGAAAACCTATTCCATGGCCGGCTGGCGGATCGGCTTCGTTGCCGGCAACGAGAAGCTTGTCGGTGCGCTGGCCCGGGTGAAATCCTATCTGGACTATGGCGCCTACACGCCGATTCAGGTTGCCGCCGCTGCCGCCCTGGATGGCCCTCAGGATTGTGTGGACGAGTTCCGGCAGATTTACAGGGCGCGCCGGGATGTTCTGGTCGAAAGCTTCACGCGCGCCGGATGGCCCATCCCGTCCCCGAAGGCCTCCATGTTTGCCTGGGCGCCGATCCCGGAACCGCTTCGGGACATGGGCAGTCTGGAATTCTCGCTTCAACTGATCAATGAAGCGCATGTGGCGGTCGCCCCCGGAGCCGGATTTGGCGAGCAGGGCGACGGACATGTCCGGATTGCTCTCGTCGAGAATGAACAACGCATCCGCCAGGCCGCCCGGAATATCCGCAAATTTCTTCAGGCTCGCGGGATCAAGGACATCCAGCCCGCCGCGGCAGAGTAG